A DNA window from Piliocolobus tephrosceles isolate RC106 chromosome 9, ASM277652v3, whole genome shotgun sequence contains the following coding sequences:
- the LOC111552166 gene encoding cytochrome P450 26A1 yields the protein MGLPALLASALCTFVLPLLLFLAAIKLWDLYCVSGRDRSCALPLPPGTMGFPFFGETLQMVLQRRKFLQMKRRKYGFIYKTHLFGRPTVRVMGADNVRRILLGEHRLVSVHWPASVRTILGSGCLSNLHDSSHKQRKKVIMRAFSREALECYVPVITEEVGSSLEQWLSCGERGLLVYPEVKRLMFRIAMRILLGCEPQLAGDGDAEQQLVEAFEEMTRNLFSLPIDVPFSGLYRGMKARNLIHARIEQNIRAKICGLRASEAGRGCKDALQLLIEHSWERGERLDMQALKQSSTELLFGGHETTASAATSLITYLGLYPHVLQKVREELKSKGLLCKSNQDNKLDMEILEQLKYIGCVIKETLRLNPPVPGGFRVALKTFELNGYQIPKGWNVIYSICDTHDVAEIFTNKEEFNPDRFMLPHPEDASRFSFIPFGGGLRSCVGKEFAKILLKIFTVELARHCDWQLLNGPPTMKTSPTVYPVDNLPARFTHFHGEI from the exons ATGGGGCTCCCGGCGCTGCTGGCCAGTGCGCTCTGCACCTTCGTGCTGCCGCTGCTGCTCTTCTTGGCTGCGATCAAGCTCTGGGACCTGTACTGCGTGAGCGGCCGCGACCGCAGTTGTGCCCTCCCATTGCCCCCCGGGACTATGGGCTTCCCCTTCTTTGGGGAAACCTTGCAGATGGTACTGCAG CGGAGGAAGTTCCTGCAGATGAAGCGCAGGAAATACGGCTTCATCTACAAGACGCATCTGTTCGGGCGGCCCACCGTGCGGGTGATGGGCGCGGACAATGTGCGGCGCATCTTGCTCGGAGAGCACCGGCTGGTGTCGGTCCACTGGCCAGCGTCGGTGCgcaccattctgggatctggctGCCTCTCTAACCTGCACGACTCCTCGCACAAGCAGCGCAAGAAG GTGATTATGCGGGCCTTCAGCCGCGAGGCACTCGAGTGCTACGTGCCGGTGATCACCGAGGAAGTGGGCAGCAGCCTGGAGCAGTGGCTGAGCTGCGGCGAGCGCGGCCTCCTGGTCTACCCCGAGGTGAAGCGCCTCATGTTCCGAATAGCCATGCGCATCCTACTGGGCTGCGAACCCCAACTGGCGGGCGACGGGGACGCCGAGCAGCAGCTTGTGGAGGCCTTCGAGGAAATGACCCGCAATCTCTTCTCGCTGCCCATCGACGTGCCCTTCAGCGGGCTGTACCGG GGCATGAAGGCACGGAACCTCATTCACGCGCGCATCGAGCAGAACATTCGCGCCAAGATCTGCGGGCTGCGGGCATCCGAGGCGGGCCGAGGCTGTAAAGACGCGCTGCAGCTGTTGATCGAGCACTCGTGGGAGAGGGGAGAGCGGTTGGACATGCAG GCACTAAAGCAATCTTCAACCGAACTCCTCTTTGGAGGACACGAAACAACGGCCAGTGCAGCCACATCTCTGATCACTTACCTGGGGCTCTACCCACATGTTCTCCAGAAAGTGCGAGAAGAGCTGAAGAGTAAG GGTTTACTTTGCAAGAGCAATCAAGACAACAAGTTGGACATGGAAATTTTGGAACAACTTAAATACATCGGGTGTGTTATTAAGGAGACCCTTCGACTGAATCCCCCAGTTCCAGGAGGGTTTCGGGTTGCTCTGAAGACTTTTGAATTAAAT GGATACCAGATTCCCAAGGGCTGGAATGTTATCTACAGTATCTGTGATACTCATGATGTGGCAGAGATCTTCACCAACAAGGAAGAATTTAATCCTGACCGATTCATGCTGCCTCACCCAGAGGATGCATCCAGGTTCAGCTTCATTCCATTTGGAGGAGGCCTTAGGAGCTGTGTAGGCAAAGAATTTGCAAAAATTCTTCTCAAAATATTTACAGTGGAGCTGGCCAGGCATTGTGACTGGCAGCTTCTAAATGGACCTCCTACAATGAAAACCAGTCCCACCGTGTATCCTGTGGACAATCTCCCTGCAAGATTCACCCATTTCCATGGGGAAATCTGA